The genomic DNA TAATAGTTCCCCGAACCGAGTTAACAGAAGCTATTTATAACAAATTTATCAATTACTTTCAAATTGAAGAACCTTCTCCATATATAGTAAATAATTACTATCAAAAACTTTTTGGAATTTTACTTGGAATTTTTGTTAGTTTCTATTTTCCATACGCTCTCTTTGGATTTCTACTTTTTTATTTCTCATACCCTATTTTTGTCTCAGTAATCTCCACTTTAGGTACTATTGTGCTTTTTTTTAAGATAAAAGATAATTTTTTGAAATTTTTCGCATTTTTCACTTTGGGTATTTTCACTAATCTATCGTTATACGACTTTTATCATGTTAATAACATAGAAGTTTATAGAGGTGTTAAAGTTTCACTTGGGTTATTACCCCTTATTTTGCTGTTTATATCACTGTTTCGAAAAAAAACTGAGTCAAAGAAAGCTTTTAAAATTTTTGCACTACTATTTTTAGTTTTCGGAATATATTATATAATTAGGAGTGGTAACAATGGTTTTATACTTTCGTTTGAAAAAGTTTTTAGAGAAACTGTAGAAAACCTTTTTATAATCCGTCCAAGAACAAAAGAACTCCTTTTTTATCCTTTTCTACTAATCAGTGTTTTGTTTACCACTCAACCTTGGAAAGATATTTTTGAAATCTTTGGAAGCATTGCTTTGGTTTCTACGTTTAATACTTTTTGTCATATAAGAGCTCCTCTTTTTATTAACATATATAGAGAACTTATAACGTTTTTAATAGCTCTAAGTATTTATGGACTTGTTAGAATTTTTTTCAGAAAGGGTGAGAGCTATGATGAGAAAAACGAGGATAGTAGCTACAATTGGTCCAGCTACTGAGTCTGAAGAAATGTTATTAAAACTTGTAAATAAAGGGGTAAATGTATTTAGATTAAATTCTTCGCATGATGATCTTGAGACTCATAGAAATAGAATAAGAAGGTTAAAAAAGATAAGAAGTGAAACAAAAATCCCTTTTTCAATCTTAATTGACTTATCTGGCCCAAAAGTAAGAACAGGAAAATTAAAAGAAGAAAAAATTTATCTTAAAGAAGGAAAAACATTAATATTAACTACAAAGGACATTCTGGGTACTGAAGAAATAATTCATGTAAATTACCCTCGTTTTCCTTTAGAAGTTAAAACTCATGACAAGATTCTCATAAACGACGGTGCAATTGAATTAGAGGTTTTAAAAACTACTGATAAAGATGTGATAACAAAAATAATTCGGGGAGGAATTATAACTCATCACAGGGGAGTCAATTTACCTGGAATTGATCTATCAATATCTCCTATTACAGAAAAAGATAAAAAATTTATTCAACTTGCTATCGAGGAAAATATAGATTATATTGCCTTATCTTTTGTAAGAAAAGCTTCGGATGTTAGGTTAGCCAAATCTTTAAG from Thermosipho atlanticus DSM 15807 includes the following:
- a CDS encoding DUF5693 family protein: MNQKQISLRYSLRYISLIIFILLAFTLSFVRFTNDLNNLKVKILFQDDPTLFFYNSPTNIPKNTEYVILKDITSLNTSEFLKKLGNKKLGILEFNDSEILAKEIARMLPETQIINVHYIKPEELQNYNENTLFKRLWRAVIERSIDLIIVPRTELTEAIYNKFINYFQIEEPSPYIVNNYYQKLFGILLGIFVSFYFPYALFGFLLFYFSYPIFVSVISTLGTIVLFFKIKDNFLKFFAFFTLGIFTNLSLYDFYHVNNIEVYRGVKVSLGLLPLILLFISLFRKKTESKKAFKIFALLFLVFGIYYIIRSGNNGFILSFEKVFRETVENLFIIRPRTKELLFYPFLLISVLFTTQPWKDIFEIFGSIALVSTFNTFCHIRAPLFINIYRELITFLIALSIYGLVRIFFRKGESYDEKNEDSSYNWSSY